One part of the Spiribacter salinus M19-40 genome encodes these proteins:
- the bamA gene encoding outer membrane protein assembly factor BamA → MMRKKFAALFLMCGAGAAQGFTVEDIDIRGIERIAEGTVLNYLPLERGDEIDATASADAVESLFETGFFDDVQLLRDGDTLIIEVDERPGIAQIEFTGNDEIPGDRLRDGLSGAGLGEGQSFDPSLLSTIERELEQQYFALGYYDIDIESTVSPLPRNRVSLRLDIEEGEPASVQPIQFIGNQAFDGDTLRDEFEMGPRAWWAFLSDRDKYSRQRLSADLDRLQRFYRDRGYANFAIDSTQVAISPDRQRIHITVNLNEGQRYNVGEIELAGDLIFDEAELRELLTVKSGEVYNQRRIGETVDALRDKLGERGYAFARINPVPEIRAADEAVDLTFFVDPADRVYVRRVRISGNETTRDDVIRGEMRQFEGTWLSTSDLEESERRLGRTGFFGDVRVNTPRVPGTNNQVDVEVETTERLSGSLRAGVGFGSDQGVILNLGVQQDNVFGTGDRAEFVANSNDADTEYRLSYLERNHTLSGIDRRYAIAFRDREADEFDLNDYGLKSATASYGYRLPVSSNDRVGADLEFEETDIDLPADADSYLVDEIAREGRSNAVVRANISWTRDTRNRAVFPTQGGRQQSRLEVSLPGVSDFEYYRLSVDQTRYAALNERFTLMLDGTLSYGDGYGDSEILPFYENFYAGGIRTVRGYDRNSLGPTDDSDEQVGGNLRVLGRVEMQVRPSLDDDANNLRLSAFVDGGQVWDLEREGLGGFDQFDTADLRFSAGAGLTYYSPIGPLTMSLARPLNDEPGDETQFFQFTIGATF, encoded by the coding sequence ATGATGCGCAAGAAATTTGCAGCGCTTTTTCTGATGTGTGGGGCCGGTGCAGCCCAGGGATTTACGGTCGAGGACATCGATATTCGCGGTATCGAGCGTATCGCCGAGGGCACTGTGCTGAACTATTTGCCACTTGAGCGTGGTGACGAGATCGATGCCACAGCCAGTGCCGACGCCGTTGAGTCCTTGTTCGAGACAGGATTCTTTGATGATGTTCAGCTCCTGCGCGATGGCGATACGCTGATCATCGAGGTGGACGAGCGCCCTGGCATTGCGCAGATCGAATTCACGGGCAATGACGAAATTCCGGGTGATCGGCTGCGAGATGGCCTATCGGGCGCCGGTCTGGGTGAGGGGCAGAGTTTTGATCCATCGCTGCTCTCAACCATCGAGCGTGAGCTCGAGCAGCAGTACTTCGCGCTTGGATACTACGACATCGATATTGAGAGTACCGTCTCTCCGCTGCCCCGAAACCGAGTCAGCCTTCGCCTGGACATTGAAGAGGGCGAACCGGCTTCCGTACAGCCTATCCAGTTCATTGGTAATCAGGCCTTTGACGGCGATACGCTTCGTGATGAGTTCGAGATGGGCCCGCGGGCCTGGTGGGCTTTTCTATCAGACCGCGATAAGTATTCGCGTCAGCGGCTCTCCGCCGATCTAGATCGTCTGCAGCGATTCTACCGCGATCGCGGCTACGCCAATTTTGCCATTGACTCGACGCAGGTGGCGATCAGCCCGGATCGCCAGCGAATTCATATCACCGTCAATCTGAATGAAGGCCAGAGGTACAACGTCGGCGAGATCGAACTCGCGGGTGATCTGATTTTTGATGAAGCGGAACTGCGTGAGCTGCTCACCGTAAAAAGCGGCGAGGTCTATAATCAGCGGCGTATCGGCGAGACGGTGGATGCGCTTCGGGACAAGCTGGGCGAGCGCGGCTATGCGTTTGCACGGATCAACCCGGTCCCAGAGATCCGGGCCGCTGATGAAGCGGTGGATTTGACCTTTTTTGTCGATCCGGCCGATCGCGTCTATGTTCGGCGTGTCCGGATCAGTGGTAATGAGACCACGCGAGATGATGTGATCCGCGGTGAGATGCGCCAGTTTGAGGGGACATGGCTCTCAACCTCTGATCTTGAGGAGTCTGAACGCCGTCTTGGCCGGACCGGCTTTTTTGGTGATGTGCGGGTCAACACGCCGCGGGTGCCAGGTACCAATAACCAGGTCGACGTTGAAGTAGAGACCACCGAGCGCTTGTCAGGCAGTTTGCGCGCGGGTGTCGGCTTTGGCAGTGACCAGGGCGTGATCCTGAATTTGGGTGTTCAACAAGACAACGTCTTTGGTACCGGTGATCGCGCCGAGTTCGTGGCCAACAGCAACGACGCGGATACGGAATACCGGCTGTCCTATTTGGAGCGTAATCACACGCTCAGTGGCATCGATCGTCGCTACGCCATCGCCTTCCGCGACCGTGAAGCCGATGAATTTGATTTGAACGACTACGGTCTTAAATCGGCGACGGCATCATACGGTTACCGTTTGCCGGTCTCATCGAATGATCGTGTTGGTGCGGATCTGGAGTTCGAGGAGACGGATATCGATCTTCCCGCGGACGCCGATTCTTATCTGGTGGATGAGATTGCCCGCGAGGGGCGCAGTAATGCCGTTGTCCGCGCGAATATCTCCTGGACGCGGGATACGCGCAATCGGGCTGTTTTCCCGACGCAAGGGGGCCGGCAGCAGTCTCGCCTTGAGGTGTCCCTTCCCGGCGTCTCGGATTTCGAGTACTACCGGCTGAGCGTTGATCAAACCCGCTATGCCGCACTCAACGAGCGATTCACCCTCATGCTTGACGGGACGCTCTCGTACGGTGATGGCTACGGCGATTCGGAAATTCTGCCCTTCTACGAAAACTTCTATGCCGGTGGTATTCGTACTGTTCGAGGCTATGATCGCAATTCACTGGGCCCGACCGACGACAGTGATGAGCAAGTGGGTGGCAACCTGCGCGTGCTCGGCCGCGTCGAGATGCAGGTTCGCCCATCGCTGGATGACGACGCCAATAACCTGAGATTGAGTGCCTTTGTTGATGGCGGCCAGGTTTGGGATCTGGAGCGCGAGGGCCTGGGTGGCTTTGATCAATTCGACACGGCGGATTTGCGCTTCTCGGCGGGTGCCGGGCTGACTTACTACTCCCCGATTGGTCCGCTGACGATGAGTCTGGCTCGGCCACTCAATGATGAACCAGGCGATGAGACGCAATTTTTCCAGTTCACGATTGGAGCGACCTTCTGA
- the uppS gene encoding polyprenyl diphosphate synthase, giving the protein MNAAGKPVPAHVAIIMDGNGRWAAHHGEPRHQGHRAGADSVRAVVEAAARAGVSALTLFAFSSENWRRPANEVGMLMELFLRVLDRETDRLHENGIRLSVIGDRAQLSDKLQRRCAAAESLTAANTRMDLNIAASYGGRWDLAQAARTLAEEVERGERDAASIDEAALGQTVCLGHAPEPDLFIRTGGEQRISNFLLWQLAYTELYFTDTLWPDFKAPELQTALDWFASRERRFGGLAGASEAAPDA; this is encoded by the coding sequence ATGAACGCTGCAGGCAAACCCGTGCCCGCCCACGTGGCGATCATCATGGATGGTAATGGTCGGTGGGCGGCACACCACGGCGAGCCCCGTCATCAGGGCCACCGGGCTGGGGCGGACTCGGTGCGTGCGGTGGTCGAGGCGGCGGCGCGCGCGGGTGTGAGTGCACTGACGCTCTTTGCCTTTAGCAGTGAGAACTGGCGCCGGCCGGCCAACGAGGTCGGTATGCTCATGGAATTGTTCCTGCGGGTGCTTGACCGCGAGACCGATCGACTCCACGAGAATGGCATCCGCCTGTCGGTGATCGGTGATCGCGCGCAATTGTCCGACAAGCTTCAAAGACGCTGCGCCGCTGCCGAATCGCTGACAGCGGCTAACACCCGTATGGACCTCAATATTGCGGCGAGTTACGGCGGCCGCTGGGATCTTGCTCAAGCCGCGCGCACGCTGGCTGAAGAAGTGGAGCGTGGCGAGCGCGATGCGGCGTCCATTGATGAGGCGGCCCTTGGCCAGACCGTCTGTCTTGGACACGCCCCTGAGCCTGATTTGTTCATCCGCACCGGCGGCGAGCAGCGGATCAGCAATTTTCTGCTTTGGCAGCTCGCCTATACCGAACTCTATTTCACCGATACGCTCTGGCCCGATTTCAAGGCTCCCGAGTTGCAAACCGCACTTGACTGGTTTGCGAGCCGGGAGCGTCGCTTCGGTGGCCTTGCCGGCGCTAGCGAGGCGGCACCGGATGCTTAG
- a CDS encoding phosphatidate cytidylyltransferase, with the protein MLRARLLTALPLAAGVLALIWFAPSTWVSALFALVALLGAWEWVALCGRQTLAVRLLYVSLFAAVLAGLNAAGAAAPRFQEVWGVPALIWWLAVLVLLLAQSRRPDAVLLPPAARMVAGLITLSLAWLGLVAIHTRPDDGAFWLTVLFSLVWGADIGAYFAGHRFGRLRLAPAISPGKTWEGVAGGIVTGLALMVLLMVMGKGLGEAFPSLGWLVPTALIVMAASVVGDLGESVLKRWADVKDSGRLLPGHGGVLDRVDALLAAAPVMTTALMQLA; encoded by the coding sequence ATGCTTAGGGCGCGTTTGCTAACCGCTTTGCCACTGGCCGCTGGCGTCCTTGCGCTGATCTGGTTTGCGCCCAGCACATGGGTGAGTGCGCTTTTTGCGTTGGTCGCGCTGCTCGGCGCCTGGGAATGGGTCGCGTTGTGTGGTCGACAAACGCTTGCGGTGCGGCTTTTGTATGTCTCACTTTTTGCTGCCGTTCTCGCGGGGTTGAACGCCGCAGGGGCCGCCGCGCCCCGGTTTCAGGAAGTGTGGGGTGTGCCCGCGTTAATCTGGTGGCTTGCCGTGCTGGTGCTCTTGCTTGCCCAGTCACGCCGCCCGGATGCGGTGTTATTACCGCCAGCCGCGCGCATGGTGGCGGGCCTGATCACGCTGAGTCTGGCGTGGCTTGGGCTCGTCGCGATCCATACCCGTCCTGATGACGGAGCGTTCTGGCTGACCGTGCTATTCAGTCTGGTATGGGGTGCCGACATCGGGGCCTATTTTGCGGGTCATCGATTTGGCCGACTCCGGCTTGCGCCAGCGATCAGTCCCGGTAAAACCTGGGAAGGCGTTGCGGGGGGCATTGTGACGGGTCTAGCGCTTATGGTTTTGCTCATGGTCATGGGGAAGGGCCTTGGCGAAGCGTTTCCGTCTCTCGGCTGGCTTGTGCCAACGGCGCTTATTGTCATGGCGGCTTCGGTCGTTGGTGATCTCGGCGAGAGTGTGCTCAAGCGCTGGGCGGACGTAAAAGACAGCGGCCGGTTGCTGCCGGGTCATGGCGGTGTCCTGGATCGTGTGGATGCGTTGCTGGCTGCTGCGCCCGTTATGACGACCGCGTTGATGCAACTGGCATGA
- the frr gene encoding ribosome recycling factor, with translation MIDEIAKDADQRMAKSVENLNQDLHKIRTGRAHTSLLDQVSVSYYGTEVPLNQAATVSVGDARTLVVTPFEKSMTGPIEKAIMESNLGLTPNTAGQAIRIPLPPLTEERRRDLVKVVRSEGEQAKVAVRNIRRDANSDFKQLLKEKEITEDEEKQGEDRIQKLTDKHIQAIDELLAGKEEELMSV, from the coding sequence ATGATAGACGAGATTGCAAAAGACGCGGACCAGCGTATGGCGAAAAGCGTCGAGAACCTGAATCAGGATCTGCACAAAATCCGCACCGGCCGAGCGCATACGAGCCTGCTGGACCAGGTGAGTGTGAGTTACTACGGCACGGAGGTGCCGTTGAATCAGGCGGCTACGGTCTCCGTGGGTGATGCGCGCACGCTGGTTGTGACGCCCTTCGAGAAGAGCATGACCGGGCCGATTGAAAAGGCGATCATGGAATCCAATCTGGGTTTGACGCCGAACACGGCGGGCCAAGCGATCCGGATTCCGCTGCCGCCGCTCACCGAGGAGCGCCGGCGCGATTTGGTCAAAGTGGTGCGCAGCGAGGGCGAGCAGGCCAAAGTCGCAGTGCGCAATATCCGACGCGATGCGAACAGCGACTTCAAACAGCTCCTCAAGGAAAAAGAGATCACCGAAGACGAAGAGAAGCAGGGTGAGGATCGCATCCAGAAGCTGACGGACAAGCACATTCAGGCGATCGATGAGCTGTTGGCTGGCAAGGAAGAGGAGCTGATGTCCGTTTAA
- the pyrH gene encoding UMP kinase: protein MAEPVYQRILLKLSGEALLGEADYGIDPLVLRRLAAEIHALVDRGVEVALVIGGGNIFRGAGLAEAGMDRVGADHMGMLATVMNGLAMQDALERENVFTRVMSAIKINQVCEDYIRRRAVRHLEKGRVVIFAAGTGNPFFTTDSAASLRAVEIGADLMLKATKVDGVYSADPMTDPSALRYDQLTYDQVLDDRLSVMDATAIVMCRDQNMPIVVFDINEPGVLARIVEGERVGTRVERG from the coding sequence ATGGCCGAACCGGTTTACCAACGCATCCTCCTCAAACTCAGCGGGGAGGCGCTGCTCGGCGAGGCCGATTACGGCATCGATCCTCTGGTATTGCGTCGGCTCGCGGCCGAAATCCACGCGTTGGTTGACCGCGGTGTGGAGGTTGCACTGGTCATCGGCGGGGGCAATATCTTCCGGGGTGCCGGGCTCGCTGAGGCCGGCATGGACCGGGTGGGCGCGGATCACATGGGCATGCTTGCCACGGTCATGAACGGCCTGGCGATGCAGGATGCCCTGGAGCGCGAGAATGTCTTCACCCGCGTGATGTCCGCGATCAAGATTAATCAGGTCTGTGAGGATTACATCCGCCGCCGGGCTGTTCGCCATCTCGAGAAAGGCCGGGTCGTGATCTTTGCCGCGGGAACGGGTAACCCGTTTTTCACCACTGACTCGGCAGCAAGCCTGCGGGCGGTGGAAATCGGTGCGGATCTGATGTTGAAAGCGACCAAGGTGGACGGTGTCTATTCCGCGGATCCCATGACCGATCCCTCGGCCTTGCGCTACGACCAGCTGACCTACGATCAGGTGCTCGACGATCGGTTGTCCGTGATGGATGCCACGGCGATCGTCATGTGCCGTGATCAGAACATGCCCATCGTGGTTTTTGATATTAACGAGCCTGGCGTGCTGGCGCGTATCGTCGAGGGCGAGCGTGTGGGGACCCGGGTCGAGCGGGGATGA
- a CDS encoding 1-deoxy-D-xylulose-5-phosphate reductoisomerase, with the protein MMSQRLCLLGATGSIGTSTLDVVARHPDRYRIQALTALRDVASMTALCERFRPAIAVMADASAAAALADALGPDHPTQVQAGEAAVVEAAAYPEVDTVVAGIVGAAGLASCLAAVEAGKRVLIANKEALVVAGDLVMAAARRSGAVVLPIDSEHNGLFQCLPETAPGRAERSVNDVDRLVLTASGGPFRTRPVETLATVTVAEACAHPNWSMGRKISVDSATMMNKGLEVIEASRFFEMESERVEVVIHPQSLVHALVQYRDGSTLAQLGRPDMRTPIAAALAWPARIEAGVEGLDMTRLGQLDFEPPEPGRFPCLGLARAALESGSASTAALNAANEIAVAAFLSGEIGFHRIAPVIEATLEGMTHAPMSDLEALLSHEQSARHVAGEHVRRWRQ; encoded by the coding sequence ATCATGAGTCAGCGGCTCTGTCTTCTTGGTGCGACGGGCTCCATCGGGACCAGCACGCTCGACGTCGTGGCGCGTCATCCCGATCGGTATCGCATCCAGGCACTTACTGCCCTTCGCGATGTGGCCTCCATGACAGCGCTTTGCGAGCGCTTCCGCCCGGCGATTGCGGTGATGGCGGATGCCTCGGCAGCTGCTGCGCTAGCCGATGCACTCGGGCCTGATCACCCGACACAAGTGCAGGCGGGGGAAGCAGCGGTCGTTGAAGCCGCAGCATATCCGGAGGTGGACACTGTCGTGGCCGGGATCGTTGGCGCTGCAGGACTCGCGTCTTGCCTGGCGGCGGTTGAGGCAGGCAAGCGGGTATTGATTGCGAACAAAGAGGCGTTGGTTGTTGCCGGGGATCTGGTCATGGCAGCGGCACGTCGAAGCGGGGCGGTGGTGTTGCCCATCGACAGTGAGCACAACGGGCTTTTTCAATGCCTGCCTGAGACGGCACCCGGCCGCGCTGAGCGGTCTGTGAACGATGTTGATCGTCTGGTGTTAACAGCCTCTGGTGGTCCATTCCGTACTCGCCCAGTGGAAACGCTGGCAACGGTGACAGTGGCGGAGGCCTGTGCGCACCCGAACTGGTCCATGGGACGAAAAATCTCGGTAGACTCTGCAACCATGATGAATAAAGGCCTGGAAGTCATTGAGGCTTCTAGGTTTTTTGAAATGGAGTCAGAGCGGGTTGAGGTGGTGATTCACCCGCAAAGTCTGGTGCATGCGCTGGTGCAATATCGAGATGGCTCCACCTTGGCGCAGCTTGGGCGGCCTGATATGCGCACACCGATCGCGGCGGCACTGGCCTGGCCCGCGCGGATTGAGGCCGGCGTCGAGGGGCTGGACATGACGCGGCTGGGACAACTCGATTTCGAGCCCCCCGAGCCTGGCCGGTTCCCCTGCCTTGGATTGGCACGCGCCGCATTGGAGTCGGGCAGTGCCAGTACCGCGGCCTTGAACGCAGCGAACGAAATAGCCGTGGCGGCGTTTTTGTCTGGAGAGATTGGTTTTCATCGCATCGCACCGGTGATAGAGGCTACTCTGGAGGGCATGACACACGCACCCATGAGCGACCTCGAGGCATTGCTTTCTCATGAGCAGTCCGCGCGCCACGTTGCCGGTGAGCACGTCCGGCGTTGGAGGCAGTGA
- the map gene encoding type I methionyl aminopeptidase, which produces MSITTKTAAEIEQMREAGRRAASVLDMITEHVRPGISTGELDRLCHAYIDSIDCVPAPLNYRGFPKATCISVNHVICHGIPGDKKLKRGDILNIDVTVIYNGWHGDTSRMYFAGQPGIQARRVTEIAQAALEAGIRAVQPGARLGDIGHAIQTLVEGEGCSVVREYCGHGIGRGFHEEPQVLHYGKPGTGMTLQPGMTFTIEPMVNAGRPDTRLLGDQWTVVTKDHSPSAQWEHTVAVTDDGVDILTLSAPD; this is translated from the coding sequence ATGAGCATCACGACAAAAACGGCCGCCGAGATCGAACAGATGCGCGAGGCTGGCCGCCGCGCCGCCTCGGTTCTGGACATGATCACCGAACACGTGCGCCCGGGCATTTCCACCGGCGAGCTCGATCGGCTTTGTCACGCCTACATCGACTCCATCGACTGCGTCCCCGCCCCCCTGAATTACCGCGGCTTCCCGAAGGCCACCTGCATTTCGGTCAATCACGTGATCTGCCATGGCATCCCAGGCGACAAAAAACTCAAACGGGGCGACATCCTCAACATCGATGTGACCGTGATTTATAACGGCTGGCATGGCGACACAAGCCGCATGTACTTTGCAGGTCAGCCCGGTATTCAGGCCCGCCGCGTCACGGAGATTGCCCAGGCCGCCCTTGAGGCGGGCATCCGTGCCGTCCAGCCCGGCGCCCGCCTTGGCGACATCGGCCATGCGATTCAAACGCTGGTTGAAGGTGAGGGGTGCTCCGTGGTCCGCGAATACTGTGGCCATGGTATTGGCCGCGGCTTCCACGAAGAGCCCCAGGTCCTTCACTACGGCAAACCTGGCACCGGCATGACCCTGCAGCCTGGCATGACGTTCACGATTGAGCCCATGGTCAACGCCGGCCGCCCCGACACCCGGCTGCTCGGTGATCAGTGGACGGTGGTCACCAAGGATCACAGCCCGTCAGCGCAATGGGAGCACACCGTTGCTGTCACCGACGATGGCGTCGACATCCTCACGCTGAGTGCGCCCGACTAA
- the rseP gene encoding RIP metalloprotease RseP: MGVLTNILGFLLVIGVLVAVHEFGHFWVARRVGVRVLRFSIGFGRPLLQRTGADGTEYVIAAIPLGGYVKMLDEREGPVDPAHQSQAFNRKPLWARNAVIAAGPVFNFALAILAYWAVFVIGATEMRPVLGEILPDTPAEAAGFQAGDELKQVAGSDIQAWDEAVLTLIRAADNPPIPVVVERQDGTQTQRELDLSDERLLDDQGEVLNKIGFQTWRPRIDPVIDQAVDGGAAAEAGIQSGDRIVAVEGEPVERWGALVESIRRYPNETVDLTVIRGDEPRQLTVNLQARGGGDQQIGVLGVTPRVPDGLFEDMRHQVRYGPVAAIPKATEASWRAGALTVEVLASMVIGEASVKNLSGPINIAQYAGDSVSLGITPFLKFLAIVSISLGILNLLPVPVLDGGHLLYNTIEWVRGRPLSEAAQGIGQQIGLALLVMLMALAFYNDLHRIFVTGG; encoded by the coding sequence ATGGGCGTGCTGACTAATATTCTCGGATTCCTGCTGGTCATCGGCGTACTGGTGGCGGTGCATGAGTTCGGGCATTTCTGGGTAGCCCGGCGGGTTGGTGTGCGGGTTTTGCGGTTCTCTATCGGATTTGGTCGCCCTTTGCTGCAGCGTACAGGCGCGGATGGCACGGAATACGTTATTGCGGCCATCCCCCTTGGCGGCTACGTCAAGATGCTGGATGAGCGTGAGGGCCCGGTCGACCCGGCTCACCAAAGTCAGGCGTTTAACCGCAAGCCGCTCTGGGCGCGCAACGCGGTGATCGCCGCGGGCCCTGTGTTCAATTTCGCGCTGGCGATTTTGGCCTACTGGGCCGTTTTTGTGATCGGGGCCACCGAAATGCGACCCGTGCTCGGCGAAATCCTGCCGGATACCCCAGCGGAAGCGGCAGGGTTTCAGGCGGGTGATGAACTCAAACAGGTCGCTGGCAGCGATATTCAAGCCTGGGATGAGGCGGTGTTGACGCTAATACGCGCCGCCGATAATCCCCCGATACCCGTGGTGGTCGAGCGACAGGATGGTACGCAGACGCAGCGTGAACTGGACCTGTCAGACGAGCGCTTGCTGGATGATCAGGGTGAGGTGCTTAACAAGATTGGGTTTCAAACCTGGCGGCCACGGATCGATCCGGTCATCGATCAGGCGGTCGATGGGGGTGCCGCGGCCGAGGCCGGGATCCAGTCTGGTGATCGGATCGTGGCGGTCGAAGGCGAGCCGGTCGAGCGCTGGGGGGCGTTGGTTGAGTCGATCCGGCGCTATCCCAACGAAACCGTGGATTTGACCGTGATACGCGGCGACGAGCCGCGTCAGTTAACGGTTAATCTGCAGGCACGCGGCGGGGGCGACCAGCAGATCGGCGTGCTCGGCGTGACGCCACGTGTGCCGGACGGGTTGTTTGAGGACATGCGCCATCAGGTCCGTTACGGCCCAGTGGCTGCAATACCCAAGGCGACTGAGGCGAGCTGGCGAGCCGGCGCGCTCACCGTGGAGGTGTTGGCCAGCATGGTCATTGGGGAGGCGTCGGTGAAAAACCTCAGCGGTCCGATCAACATTGCCCAGTATGCCGGTGATAGCGTCTCGCTCGGGATAACGCCATTTCTCAAGTTCCTGGCGATTGTCAGCATCAGTCTTGGTATCCTGAACCTATTGCCTGTGCCGGTGCTGGATGGTGGGCACCTTTTGTACAACACGATCGAGTGGGTCCGCGGGCGGCCTTTGTCCGAGGCAGCTCAGGGTATCGGCCAGCAGATTGGTCTCGCACTGCTGGTCATGCTGATGGCGCTGGCTTTTTACAATGACCTGCACCGAATCTTCGTGACCGGGGGCTGA
- the tsf gene encoding translation elongation factor Ts encodes MAITAQLVKDLRERTGAGMMECKKALVETSGDMDAAVEYMRKRGLAKADKKADRVAAEGAVVASIADNGKVGAIVEINSETDFVANGDDFKTFARQVVERILINDPADLGALMTLPLEAGGPDVEMAQKELVAKIGENIQVRRFQRFETESGAVHHYLHGGRIGVLLELEGGDTDLGRDLCMHIAASQPVCVSVDDVSEERAQHEREILIAQAQESGKPQEIIEKMVEGRLRKWLAEITLLGQPFVKDPDQTVEALLKSRGARVVRFARLEVGEGIEKRAENFAEEVAATIQGS; translated from the coding sequence ATGGCGATTACCGCACAACTCGTCAAGGACCTGCGCGAGCGCACGGGTGCCGGCATGATGGAGTGCAAAAAGGCGCTGGTTGAAACCAGCGGTGATATGGACGCGGCCGTTGAGTACATGCGCAAGCGTGGACTCGCGAAGGCGGACAAAAAAGCCGACCGCGTGGCAGCGGAAGGGGCTGTGGTGGCCTCGATTGCTGATAACGGCAAGGTGGGCGCGATTGTCGAGATCAACAGCGAGACGGATTTCGTCGCCAATGGCGATGACTTCAAGACCTTTGCCCGGCAGGTGGTCGAGCGCATCCTGATCAATGATCCGGCGGATCTCGGCGCACTGATGACGCTGCCGCTCGAAGCCGGTGGCCCGGATGTCGAAATGGCTCAAAAAGAGCTCGTGGCCAAGATCGGCGAGAACATCCAGGTCCGTCGCTTCCAGCGCTTTGAGACCGAGTCAGGTGCCGTTCATCACTACCTCCACGGTGGACGCATCGGCGTACTGCTGGAACTGGAAGGTGGCGATACTGACCTTGGCCGCGACTTGTGCATGCACATCGCAGCCAGCCAGCCCGTCTGTGTCAGCGTAGATGATGTATCCGAGGAGCGGGCGCAGCATGAGCGCGAGATTCTGATTGCCCAGGCGCAGGAGTCGGGTAAGCCGCAGGAAATCATCGAAAAGATGGTCGAGGGGCGGCTGCGCAAGTGGCTTGCCGAGATCACGCTGCTCGGTCAGCCGTTCGTGAAAGATCCTGATCAGACCGTCGAGGCGCTGCTGAAGAGCCGTGGCGCCCGGGTGGTACGGTTTGCCCGCCTTGAGGTGGGTGAGGGCATCGAAAAGCGCGCGGAGAACTTCGCCGAAGAGGTGGCGGCTACGATTCAAGGCAGTTAA